Proteins found in one Magnolia sinica isolate HGM2019 chromosome 5, MsV1, whole genome shotgun sequence genomic segment:
- the LOC131246478 gene encoding NADH dehydrogenase [ubiquinone] 1 alpha subcomplex subunit 2, protein MAWRELLSRNLKELRFIFCQSSPASSLTREFVNTNYKDLKTLNPKLPILIRECRGIEPQLWARYDMGVERCVRLDGLTQAQISKKLEELVKIGAALKG, encoded by the exons atggcatgGAGAGAGCTTCTATCTCGGAATCTGAAAGAGCTACGTTTCATCTTCTGCCAATCATCCCCTGCTAGCTCCCTTACTCg GGAATTTGTGAATACGAATTACAAGGATTTGAAGACCCTGAATCCGAAACTCCCCATATTAATCCGAGAATGCCGCGGAATCGAGCCTCAGCTTTGGGCAAGATATG ACATGGGTGTCGAAAGATGTGTCCGTTTGGATGGTCTTACTCAAGCACAAATCAGCAAGAAACTAGAGGAGCTTGTCAAAATAGGTGCAGCCCTTAAAGGCTGA